In the Periophthalmus magnuspinnatus isolate fPerMag1 chromosome 4, fPerMag1.2.pri, whole genome shotgun sequence genome, one interval contains:
- the LOC117370081 gene encoding MOB kinase activator 3A: MSLALKQVFNKDRTFRPKRKFEPGTQRFELHKKAQASLNAGLDLKQAVQLPHGEDLNDWVAVHVVDFFNRINLIYGTISDSCTDQTCPVMSGGPKYEYRWQDEHKYKRPTALPAPKYMSLLMDWIEVQINNENIFPTNVGTPFPKSFMQVAKKILSRLFRVFVHVYIHHFDRVSQMGAEAHVNTCYKHFFYFVTEFHLIDNKELEPLREMTSRMCH, encoded by the exons ATGTCTCTGGCGTTGAAACAGGTCTTCAACAAAGATCGGACATTTCGACCCAAGCGAAAGTTCGAGCCGGGCACCCAACGCTTCGAGCTCCATAAGAAAGCCCAAGCCTCTCTGAACGCAGGTCTGGATTTGAAGCAGGCTGTGCAGCTTCCACACGGGGAGGACCTCAATGACTGGGTGGCCGTTCACGTGGTGGACTTCTTCAACAGGATCAACCTCATCTACGGCACCATCAGCGACTCGTGCACGGATCAAACATGTCCTGTGATGTCCGGGGGGCCTAAGTACGAGTACCGCTGGCAGGATGAGCACAAGTACAAGAGGCCCACAGCACTGCCGGCTCCCAAGTACATGAGtctgctgatggactggatcgAGGTACAAATCAACAACGAGAACATCTTCCCCACAAATGTCG gTACTCCCTTCCCTAAGAGCTTCATGCAGGTGGCTAAGAAGATTTTGTCCCGTCTGTTCCGGGTCTTTGTGCACGTCTACATCCACCATTTTGACCGTGTGAGCCAGATGGGCGCCGAGGCTCACGTCAACACATGCTACAAGCACTTCTTCTACTTCGTCACAGAGTTCCACCTCATCGACAACAAGGAGCTGGAGCCTCTG agaGAGATGACCTCCCGGATGTGCCACTGA